A window of the Loxodonta africana isolate mLoxAfr1 chromosome 3, mLoxAfr1.hap2, whole genome shotgun sequence genome harbors these coding sequences:
- the LOC100657832 gene encoding cytochrome P450 4F2-like, translating into MSLLNLSWLGLWPGAASPWLLLLLAVASWLLARFLAWIYTFYDICRRLRNFPQPPVRNWFLGHLGLGSPTEEGLMEVTHLVATYPQGFKTWMGPIRPIITLCHPEIIRPVINASAAIAPKDVIFYSFLKPWLGDGLLLSGGDKWSRHRRMLTPAFHFNILKPYMKIFNESTNIMHAKWKHLVSGGSTRLDMFEHISLMTLDSLQKCVFSFDSHCQEKPSEYIAAILELSALVSKRNQQISLHFDFLYHLTPDGRRFRRACRLVHDFTDAAIQERRRTLSEHGVDDFLKAKTKAKTLDFIDVLLLSKDEDGKELSDEDIRAEADTFMFEGHDTTASGISWVLYNLAKHPEYQERCRQEVRELLRDRQPEEIEWDDLTQLPFLTMCIKESLRMYPSVTVIARCCTQDIVFPDGRIIPKGVICLISIFGTHHNPSVWPNPEVYDPFRFNLDNSEKRSPLAFIPFSAGPRNCIGQTFAMTEMKVVLALTLLRFRVLPDDAEPRRKPELILRAEDGLWLRVEPLGGGQK; encoded by the exons ATGTCTCTGCTGAACCTGTCGTGGCTGGGACTGTGGCCCGGGGCAGCCTCCCCGTGGCTGCTCCTGCTGCTGGCTGTGGCCTCCTGGCTCCTGGCCCGCTTCCTGGCCTGGATCTACACCTTCTATGACATCTGCCGCCGCCTCCGAAATTTCCCGCAGCCCCCAGTGAGGAACTGGTTCTTGGGGCACCTGGGCCTG GGCTCCCCCACGGAGGAGGGTTTGATGGAAGTGACTCATCTGGTAGCGACCTACCCGCAGGGCTTTAAGACCTGGATGGGCCCTATCCGCCCCATCATCACTCTCTGCCACCCCGAGATCATTCGGCCTGTCATTAACGCCTCAG CTGCCATCGCACCCAAGGATGTGATCTTCTACAGTTTCCTGAAGCCCTGGTTGG GGGACGGGCTCTTGCTGAGTGGCGGTGACAAGTGGAGCCGCCACCGCCGCATGCTGACACCCGCCTTTCACTTCAACATTCTGAAGCCCTACATGAAGATCTTCAACGAGAGCACGAACATCATGCAT GCCAAATGGAAACACCTGGTCTCTGGTGGCAGCACCCGTCTGGACATGTTTGAACATATCAGCCTCATGACCCTGGACAGTCTGCAAAAATGTGTCTTCAGCTTTGACAGCCACTGCCAGGA GAAGCCCAGTGAATATATTGCTGCCATCTTGGAGCTCAGCGCCCTTGTGTCGAAACGGAACCAGCAGATCTCACTGCATTTCGACTTCCTGTATCACCTCACTCCTGATGGGCGGCGCTTCCGCAGGGCCTGCCGCCTGGTGCATGACTTCACAGATGCTGCCATCCAGGAGCGGCGCCGCACCCTCTCAGAACACGGTGTTGATGACTTCCTCAAGGCTAAGACCAAGGCCAAGACTTTGGACTTCATTGATGTGCTCCTGCTGAGCAAG GATGAAGATGGGAAGGAGTTGTCAGATGAGGACATCCGAGCAGAAGCTGACACCTTCATGTTTGAGG GCCATGACACCACGGCCAGTGGCATCTCCTGGGTCCTATACAACCTTGCCAAGCACCCGGAATACCAGGAGCGTTGCCGGCAGGAGGTGCGAGAGCTCCTGAGGGACCGCCAACCAGAGGAGATTGAATG GGACGACCTGACCCAGCTGCCCTTCTTGACCATGTGCATCAAGGAAAGTCTGCGGATGTATCCCTCAGTTACTGTCATCGCACGTTGCTGTACCCAGGACATAGTATTTCCAGATGGCCGGATCATCCCCAAAG GTGTCATCTGCCTCATCAGCATCTTTGGGACCCATCACAACCCCTCTGTGTGGCCGAACCCTGAG gTCTATGACCCCTTCCGCTTCAACTTAGACAACAGTGAGAAGAGGTCGCCTCTGGCTTTTATTCCCTTCTCTGCAGGTCCCAG GAACTGCATCGGGCAGACATTCGCCATGACCGAGATGAAGGTGGTCCTGGCGCTTACGCTGCTGCGCTTCCGTGTCCTGCCAGATGATGCTGAGCCTCGGAGGAAGCCGGAGCTGATCCTGCGCGCTGAGGATGGGCTGTGGCTGCgggtggagccactgggtgggggcCAGAAGTAA